The Deltaproteobacteria bacterium sequence AGCAAAGTCGTAAAGAACTCCTCAAGGAAGAGGATGCCTTTATCGAAGCCGCCAATCAAAGCATTGAGTGGGTAGACAAACATAAAAACCTCGTTATCGTCATCACCATTGGTATTGCCAGTGCAGTGGCGCTGGGATGGGGTGGTATGGAAGTCATGGCCGTCGAAAAGGCGCAATCATCTAGCGCATTTGACGTCGCAATGACCGTCTTGAACGCAGAAGTCGCCATCGACGAAAGCACCGCTGCTCCAGATGCTGAGCCACCTGTATTTGCCACGGATGAAGCACGGCTTCGCGCTGCACGTGTTGCGCTAGACGGCGTTGTTGCATCAGGCTCATCAGTTGCCGATCTGGCCCAATTTTACGCTGTCGACACATTGGTCAAACTTGACGATAAGGAGGGTGCCTTAGCGGCCCTGAATAAGTTGGTTGACACCATTAGCCAAAACAACAGCCTCTATTTCCTAGCGATTGAGCGTTTGGCACTCCTGCAAGAGTCCATGGGCAAGGCCGATGAAGCCATCGCAACGTTTGAAAAGATCAGTTCGAGCAAGAATGCCTTCTACCGAGACGCTGCCACATTTGAAGTTGCACGTATCCATCATGCCGCCGGTCGTTCGGACAAAGCTCGCGAATTACTCGTTATGGCGAAAGCGGAATTCCCAACGTCAACTCTTAATTCTGCAGTCGACAAGCTTCTTAAGGAAGTGGGCGGCGAAGAAAAGGCTGCAGCTGCGCCTGCTCCTAAGGCAGACAAGGCCCAATAAAAATGACAACCCGGCTCCTTCTCGCTTTTGGATGCATCGTTTTAGGAGTCATGCCAACTGCAGAAGCTGGCAATGAATCCGAGCGTTCTATCGACGCATCAAACCAAGTGGTTTTCCCTCTAAGATGGCAGCAGCCTCTGGTTCGTGAAGGAACTCACCGTACACTCTCATTTACGATGGGACGTCCGGCGGTTTCCAACCGACATGAACTTGTAATCGTAGGCACCGGCGAGCGTCGCCTGATTGCGCTATCTACCCGAAACGGTAGCGAAATTTGGGCGAAAGATTTCCCGGCTGAACTCGAAGCCTTTGGTGGGATTGGAGTTCAGAAGTCGGGCCAAGAAGTTGCCCTGTTTTCGAGCCGCGATGGAATTTTTCATTGCGTAGGGACCGACACAGGGGTCACTTTATGGTCAGTGGCATTGAGCGCTGAAAGTCGCGCTGAGCCCAACATTCTTCCTGAGGGCGTCTTGGTAACAAACGCCCAATCTGAGCTTGTTTTACTCAATATCGAGAATGGTAAACGGATCTGGTCCAAGAGACGTACTCCACCCAGTGGGATGACCGTGCTTGGGCATAGCCGCCCGCTTATCTCTAAGGGTCGAGCGTATGTTGGATTTTCCGACGGGTATGTCGCTGCTTTTGACATCAAGACCGGCAAAGAAATCTGGGCGATGCCAGCATCACTGAGCCAAGACAAATTCGCCGACGTTGATGCGGACCCCGTATTGATCGATGGTCAGCTTATCGTTGCATCATACAGCTCGGGCATTGTGTCTCTCGACCCAGAAACCGGTAAGCGTAATTGGTCCCAGGCCGCGAAGGCTGTGAACCGCCTCGCCGGTGACCATCAGCGACTTTTCGCTGCATCGGGAGATGGTCTCGTTTGGCGGCTAAATCCAAAAGATGGAAGCGTTGTCTACCGAGTTCGTTTGGACAATGGCCCAGTCTCACGCATGACTCTCAAGGGAAACCTGCTAACCTTTGCGGGCGGACCCAATGGGTTGGTTGTACTTGATGCGCTGAGTGGTAAGCCACTCCAGGCGACTGCAATGCGAGGTGGGGCGAACAGTGATCCTAACTGGTCTGACCTTGGAATCTTCGTGCTCAGTAATCGCGGCGACCTCTACGCTTTTGACGTTCGATAACCCATCACCGAGGACACGCTATGAGTAAGCGCACAATATACGTTGTATCCGCAGCGATAGAACGCAACGGCGCCTACTTGATAACGCAGAGGCTCGAGAAGGCCGTGTTCCCAATGCTCTGGGAGTTCCCCGGCGGCAAAATGGAAGACGGCGAATCCAAGGAAGATGCTTTGGTACGAGAACTCAATTACCGGCTGGGAATCGATGCCGAAGTGTCCGGACTACTTAGTGAAACTAAGCGTTCTTACCCCAATTACGATATCTGCTTGTATCTCATGGCATGCGATATTGGCGACCAAACCCCTAAAGCAATCTCCGTGCGGGATTTGCGCTGGGTACCATCCGACGAAATGGGCGATTATGATTTCGTGCCCGCCGATGAAGAGTCTATGGATAAGCTTCTAAGCTGAGGCCTACTGGTCTCCCGCTCCCCAGCCGCCGCCACCGGGTGTTTTTACCACCAGTATGTCTCCGGGCGATGCTCTGCAGGCAACCTTGCCAGGCAGTGGGGTCGTCGCCCCTGTCGCGCGAACCAGGCTATTCTCCCCCAACTGCCC is a genomic window containing:
- a CDS encoding (deoxy)nucleoside triphosphate pyrophosphohydrolase, which translates into the protein MSKRTIYVVSAAIERNGAYLITQRLEKAVFPMLWEFPGGKMEDGESKEDALVRELNYRLGIDAEVSGLLSETKRSYPNYDICLYLMACDIGDQTPKAISVRDLRWVPSDEMGDYDFVPADEESMDKLLS
- a CDS encoding tetratricopeptide repeat protein is translated as MAKKKMSKKQSRKELLKEEDAFIEAANQSIEWVDKHKNLVIVITIGIASAVALGWGGMEVMAVEKAQSSSAFDVAMTVLNAEVAIDESTAAPDAEPPVFATDEARLRAARVALDGVVASGSSVADLAQFYAVDTLVKLDDKEGALAALNKLVDTISQNNSLYFLAIERLALLQESMGKADEAIATFEKISSSKNAFYRDAATFEVARIHHAAGRSDKARELLVMAKAEFPTSTLNSAVDKLLKEVGGEEKAAAAPAPKADKAQ
- a CDS encoding PQQ-binding-like beta-propeller repeat protein, translated to MPTAEAGNESERSIDASNQVVFPLRWQQPLVREGTHRTLSFTMGRPAVSNRHELVIVGTGERRLIALSTRNGSEIWAKDFPAELEAFGGIGVQKSGQEVALFSSRDGIFHCVGTDTGVTLWSVALSAESRAEPNILPEGVLVTNAQSELVLLNIENGKRIWSKRRTPPSGMTVLGHSRPLISKGRAYVGFSDGYVAAFDIKTGKEIWAMPASLSQDKFADVDADPVLIDGQLIVASYSSGIVSLDPETGKRNWSQAAKAVNRLAGDHQRLFAASGDGLVWRLNPKDGSVVYRVRLDNGPVSRMTLKGNLLTFAGGPNGLVVLDALSGKPLQATAMRGGANSDPNWSDLGIFVLSNRGDLYAFDVR